In Ferroplasma sp., a single window of DNA contains:
- a CDS encoding HesA/MoeB/ThiF family protein, with the protein MDMTRYARQMVLKQIGRENQEKLLEKSVLIVGLGGTGSAAAEMFSRLGVKKLVLIDRDKIEITNLNRQILYSMNDLKKYKAEAAAGKIREVNPDIDVEFYNRAFDADMAYLVGAVDLVFDGTDNMTTRFIINDACDKYGIPWIFTSAIETYGEFKAVIPGKTSCYACFNKDPAELPSCEVSGVMSTIPAIVAMYGVNMAVKVLLNYEIDGSLYFIDGFAFEINRIGIEKNIGCRCCHDKNYMYLGREYSGIGKSILL; encoded by the coding sequence ATGGATATGACCAGATATGCCAGGCAGATGGTACTGAAGCAGATTGGGAGGGAAAACCAGGAGAAATTGCTGGAAAAATCAGTGTTGATTGTTGGGCTTGGGGGTACAGGCAGCGCAGCTGCTGAAATGTTTTCCCGTCTGGGCGTTAAAAAATTGGTTTTAATAGACAGGGATAAAATAGAGATTACAAACCTGAACAGGCAGATTCTTTACAGCATGAATGATCTGAAAAAATATAAGGCTGAAGCGGCTGCAGGCAAGATAAGGGAGGTTAATCCTGATATAGATGTTGAATTTTATAACAGGGCTTTTGATGCTGATATGGCGTACCTGGTTGGCGCAGTAGACCTTGTTTTCGACGGAACAGATAATATGACCACCCGGTTTATAATAAACGACGCATGCGATAAGTACGGAATACCCTGGATATTTACATCTGCAATAGAAACGTACGGGGAATTCAAGGCAGTGATCCCGGGGAAAACCTCGTGCTATGCATGTTTCAATAAGGACCCGGCTGAACTACCATCATGTGAGGTTTCCGGTGTCATGAGCACAATTCCGGCAATTGTTGCAATGTACGGGGTAAACATGGCAGTTAAGGTGCTTCTTAATTATGAAATTGATGGGAGCCTGTATTTCATTGATGGGTTTGCCTTTGAAATAAACAGGATAGGCATAGAAAAAAATATAGGTTGCAGATGCTGCCATGATAAAAACTATATGTATCTGGGCAGGGAGTATTCAGGAATTGGAAAATCAATTTTATTATAA
- a CDS encoding sulfite exporter TauE/SafE family protein, whose amino-acid sequence MYLLLLILLIVGIAVGALTGITGSSGVLVVVPVLSYMGIDFKTSIGTSLLVDVITTTIVIYVYLKKKTLDIGIGLILGMGAIVGAQIGAFVAHIVPVLPLEIAFTAMAAYMSYYVIKKSYRAEEKGIRKINLKRPVALLLGFLLSIPIGTLTGIIGTSGGIMFILVIILLFSMKAQNMVGTATLAMFLSAFSGSVGYFRIGHIDFFAAIVIGLIALISGYYFSILAHKLDQKVIYRFLGVVFIIVVISEIVKITVL is encoded by the coding sequence ATGTACCTGCTTCTCTTAATACTCTTAATCGTTGGAATCGCTGTTGGCGCCCTCACTGGCATAACAGGCAGCAGTGGTGTCCTTGTTGTTGTTCCGGTTTTATCATATATGGGCATAGATTTTAAAACTTCAATAGGAACAAGCCTGCTGGTTGATGTTATTACAACAACCATAGTTATATACGTTTACCTTAAAAAGAAGACCCTTGATATAGGAATCGGGTTGATCCTTGGCATGGGTGCCATAGTCGGTGCCCAGATAGGGGCCTTCGTTGCACATATAGTGCCCGTACTCCCACTGGAGATCGCCTTCACGGCTATGGCGGCATATATGAGTTATTATGTCATAAAAAAATCCTACAGGGCAGAGGAAAAGGGGATCAGAAAAATCAATCTCAAAAGGCCTGTTGCACTTTTGCTGGGGTTCCTCCTGAGCATACCCATAGGGACATTGACCGGGATAATTGGCACCAGCGGGGGAATAATGTTTATCCTTGTCATTATTCTGCTTTTCTCCATGAAGGCACAGAATATGGTAGGTACAGCCACACTGGCGATGTTCCTTTCTGCCTTCAGTGGCTCTGTTGGCTACTTCAGGATAGGGCATATAGACTTTTTCGCTGCAATTGTGATAGGATTGATAGCACTTATCTCAGGATACTATTTTTCTATACTGGCGCATAAACTGGATCAGAAGGTTATCTACCGTTTCCTGGGAGTGGTGTTTATAATAGTGGTAATCAGTGAAATTGTGAAAATTACTGTGTTATAA
- a CDS encoding SMP-30/gluconolactonase/LRE family protein → MKAKLIRSSTQLKLGESPVWLNGVLYYVDILGGKIHSYNGSVKTLYSDKIIPFIVPCNDGLVFGTRDSIRHLSLTRMEVETLFTLQLPENVRFNDGKCDKNGFLFAGTMDMNEKMPSGKLYRFGSEEETVLESITISNGTIWDPDIETMYYIDSPTRKIRVFDYDMNKSAIISERKSFDVSSFAGVPDGMTLDSQGNLYVAFYGGNGIIKFNRSGEAVKKIFVGTKNVTSCIFGDDDMKTLYITTASDKINRGGHLYKFRNDIPGIPSDEFKFLHQ, encoded by the coding sequence ATGAAGGCTAAACTAATAAGATCGTCCACACAGTTAAAACTGGGGGAATCCCCGGTATGGCTGAACGGAGTGCTGTACTACGTTGATATACTCGGTGGCAAAATTCATTCCTATAATGGGTCTGTGAAAACACTTTATAGTGATAAGATTATACCATTTATAGTACCGTGCAATGACGGACTGGTTTTTGGGACCAGGGATTCAATAAGGCATCTCTCATTAACCCGGATGGAGGTTGAAACATTGTTTACATTACAGCTCCCTGAAAATGTGAGGTTCAACGATGGGAAATGCGACAAAAATGGTTTTCTTTTTGCAGGAACAATGGACATGAATGAAAAAATGCCTTCAGGAAAACTATACAGGTTTGGCTCAGAAGAGGAAACAGTGCTGGAGAGCATAACAATTTCCAACGGGACAATATGGGATCCTGATATTGAAACTATGTATTATATAGATTCACCCACTAGAAAGATCAGGGTTTTTGATTACGATATGAATAAATCTGCAATAATCTCAGAAAGGAAAAGCTTTGACGTTTCATCCTTCGCAGGTGTGCCGGATGGGATGACCCTTGACTCCCAGGGGAATCTATATGTTGCCTTTTATGGTGGCAATGGCATAATAAAATTCAACAGGTCAGGGGAGGCTGTCAAAAAAATTTTTGTGGGAACAAAAAATGTAACATCGTGCATATTTGGAGATGATGACATGAAAACACTTTACATAACCACCGCAAGTGACAAAATCAACAGGGGAGGCCATTTATACAAGTTCAGAAATGATATACCTGGCATCCCATCAGATGAGTTTAAATTTTTACATCAATAG
- the map gene encoding type II methionyl aminopeptidase yields the protein MDHEIKEKYMLAGKIGRDALEYAQTLIEPGALFYDVAEKAEQYIRDRGALPSFPVNLSINNEAAHYTPFEGDKKKFHTGDLVKVDLGAMVDGYMSDNAATMEVGNTGNYSDLIDATREALNAAIKILRPMISIYRIGEEIGNVITSHGFKPVKNLGGHGINRYDLHSEIFIPNYDDGNGETIQTDKVIAIEPFASTGLGMIHNGQLGNIYIIDQPRKQDREEILYKNFNTAPFAERWVSKIMDNDQEYLRKKMSSKYISGFAVLKEHSKAMIAQSEHTIMVLGDEIIVTTA from the coding sequence ATGGATCATGAAATAAAGGAAAAATACATGCTTGCCGGAAAAATCGGAAGGGATGCACTGGAATACGCACAAACACTCATAGAACCTGGGGCCCTTTTTTATGATGTCGCTGAAAAGGCAGAGCAGTATATACGGGATAGGGGAGCACTGCCATCATTTCCGGTCAATTTATCTATCAATAACGAGGCGGCCCATTACACTCCATTTGAGGGCGATAAAAAGAAATTTCATACAGGAGACCTTGTCAAGGTAGACCTGGGTGCCATGGTGGATGGGTATATGTCAGATAATGCCGCCACCATGGAGGTTGGGAATACAGGAAATTACAGTGATTTAATAGATGCAACAAGGGAGGCGCTCAACGCTGCCATAAAAATACTGAGGCCCATGATCAGCATTTACAGAATCGGAGAGGAAATAGGCAATGTCATCACCTCGCATGGGTTCAAGCCTGTAAAAAATCTGGGTGGGCATGGAATTAACCGTTATGATCTTCATTCAGAAATTTTCATACCGAATTACGACGATGGCAATGGAGAAACCATTCAAACAGATAAGGTAATAGCAATAGAGCCATTTGCCAGCACCGGCTTAGGGATGATCCACAACGGGCAGCTTGGAAATATATACATAATTGACCAGCCCAGAAAGCAGGACAGGGAAGAAATCCTCTATAAAAACTTCAACACTGCCCCATTCGCTGAAAGATGGGTATCAAAGATAATGGATAATGACCAGGAATATTTAAGAAAGAAAATGTCAAGCAAATACATATCCGGGTTTGCAGTGCTGAAAGAGCATAGCAAGGCAATGATCGCACAGTCAGAGCATACGATAATGGTACTTGGGGACGAAATAATTGTAACAACAGCCTGA
- a CDS encoding FAD-binding protein codes for MKILVLVKQIPDISAIKFDQKTKRIIRSGVKLLFNSYDKKAVEAAVQLSEKYGYETYAASMGPPDAAEILKDSMRMGINHGILLSDRNFAGSDTFVTSHILSALVNIINPDIVLTGKSSLDGETSQVPPETAWMSGYNFLSGVSGIEIMEKSVEVTRDEDDGISKYEVPLPAFFSVSEKINRARQIDPSVKIEDVEVYDSDITPWKGSQSPTEVVDTFPLNSSRNNKFIDFNKFIEILHEAGQGPSDPHREYISEPETGDIFLGLAVDDPKISMEISSKIAESTNDKITVIGNIDPVQLQGMACHQYVYLEDYSSVSMAKYVAKYIQDNPVRHVLAPSNLNGRDIMSFVAASMGLGLTADCVDIKMENGKMIQYKPSFGGGIIAVIKSKTDPDMATVRKGMFQVRFMSRSFETTKIRSRAAPEYRIIERKKLDSGLRPLDTPVIFGIGTGVMADDIPKIYDIADKIGASVGATRRVVDMGRIPRQFQIGLTGVSVSPELYIAIGVSGSDNHVVGTRYAGRVMAVNKNPDAPIFRHSDFGIVMDSHEFIGELYSNINH; via the coding sequence ATGAAAATCCTGGTTCTTGTTAAGCAAATCCCGGATATAAGCGCAATCAAATTTGATCAAAAGACAAAGAGAATAATAAGGAGCGGGGTAAAACTCTTATTTAATTCATATGACAAAAAGGCGGTTGAGGCTGCTGTGCAGTTATCAGAAAAATATGGATATGAGACCTATGCTGCATCCATGGGCCCACCAGATGCCGCTGAAATCCTTAAAGATTCAATGCGTATGGGGATAAACCATGGAATTTTATTAAGTGACCGCAATTTCGCTGGCTCTGATACATTTGTAACATCGCACATACTATCGGCCCTTGTGAACATTATAAATCCAGATATTGTGCTTACAGGAAAATCTTCGCTGGATGGGGAAACGTCACAGGTACCCCCTGAAACAGCATGGATGTCCGGTTATAATTTTCTCTCTGGTGTATCAGGAATAGAGATTATGGAAAAAAGTGTTGAGGTGACCCGGGATGAGGATGATGGCATCTCAAAATATGAGGTACCGCTTCCGGCATTTTTTTCAGTCAGCGAAAAGATCAATAGGGCAAGGCAGATAGATCCTTCAGTTAAAATAGAGGATGTTGAGGTATATGATTCAGATATTACACCATGGAAGGGAAGCCAATCGCCCACTGAGGTAGTAGATACCTTTCCACTCAACAGCTCCAGGAATAACAAATTCATAGATTTCAATAAGTTTATAGAGATCCTGCATGAGGCAGGTCAAGGCCCTTCAGATCCCCACAGGGAATATATCAGTGAACCAGAAACTGGAGATATATTCCTGGGACTTGCCGTGGATGACCCTAAAATCTCCATGGAGATCTCTTCCAAAATAGCCGAAAGCACAAATGACAAAATTACAGTGATCGGGAACATAGATCCAGTACAGCTTCAGGGAATGGCCTGTCATCAGTACGTATACCTGGAGGATTATAGCAGTGTTTCTATGGCGAAATATGTGGCAAAGTATATACAGGACAACCCGGTAAGGCATGTTCTCGCCCCATCGAATCTAAATGGCCGTGATATAATGTCATTTGTTGCAGCATCCATGGGACTGGGTTTAACTGCGGACTGTGTTGACATAAAAATGGAAAATGGAAAAATGATACAGTACAAGCCATCATTCGGAGGAGGAATAATTGCTGTTATAAAATCAAAAACAGATCCTGATATGGCAACTGTCAGGAAGGGCATGTTTCAGGTACGGTTTATGAGCAGATCCTTTGAAACCACTAAAATTAGGTCCAGGGCTGCTCCGGAATACAGGATTATTGAAAGAAAGAAGCTGGACAGCGGACTGCGCCCGCTGGATACCCCTGTTATATTCGGTATAGGAACAGGGGTCATGGCAGATGACATACCTAAAATATATGATATAGCAGATAAAATAGGGGCATCTGTGGGAGCAACAAGAAGGGTGGTGGACATGGGAAGAATTCCCAGGCAGTTCCAGATCGGGCTTACGGGTGTTTCAGTATCCCCCGAACTTTATATTGCTATAGGCGTATCCGGATCTGATAACCATGTAGTTGGAACAAGGTATGCAGGCAGGGTTATGGCTGTAAATAAAAATCCTGATGCGCCAATATTCCGGCACTCAGATTTTGGGATAGTTATGGATTCGCATGAATTTATAGGTGAACTGTATTCAAATATTAACCATTAA
- a CDS encoding Rieske 2Fe-2S domain-containing protein, protein MWETVFKIDQINDNSLKAVTVKGTPLLIANIKGKIYAIGLYCTHEQTDLSEGFIEKCNVICPAHFASFDIKTGNVVSGPEDESAPIDNLKTYPTKVENGMILVELP, encoded by the coding sequence ATGTGGGAGACTGTGTTTAAAATAGATCAAATTAATGACAATTCCCTGAAGGCCGTTACAGTTAAGGGCACTCCCCTGCTTATTGCAAATATAAAAGGGAAAATATACGCAATCGGCCTTTACTGTACACATGAGCAGACAGATCTGTCAGAAGGTTTTATAGAAAAGTGCAACGTAATATGCCCTGCGCATTTTGCCTCCTTTGATATAAAGACAGGCAATGTTGTTTCAGGGCCAGAGGATGAGAGTGCACCCATTGACAACCTTAAAACATACCCTACAAAGGTAGAAAACGGGATGATACTGGTGGAGCTACCATGA
- a CDS encoding PIN domain-containing protein, translated as MDKVKKYIIDTSAILSGRINISTSNYIYPDSVINEIKNGSLEKILGVADINIQAPEKKYVEMAVNAATKTGDYNVLSNTDIDVLALAMEYNGTIVTDDYAIQNVARQCGIEYSGSGIEPIKKSIVWKYRCTGCHRIYDKYMDICPVCGHTVKRYSRK; from the coding sequence GTGGATAAGGTCAAAAAGTATATAATAGACACATCGGCAATACTGTCCGGAAGAATTAACATTTCAACCAGCAATTATATTTATCCGGATTCTGTAATAAATGAAATCAAAAATGGTTCCCTGGAAAAGATTCTTGGCGTGGCGGATATAAATATCCAGGCTCCTGAAAAAAAATATGTGGAAATGGCAGTAAATGCTGCAACGAAAACCGGGGATTACAATGTCCTCAGCAATACAGACATTGATGTGCTTGCACTTGCAATGGAATACAATGGAACAATAGTTACTGACGACTATGCCATCCAGAATGTGGCCAGGCAATGCGGCATAGAGTATTCTGGAAGTGGCATTGAACCCATAAAAAAAAGCATAGTATGGAAATACAGGTGCACAGGATGCCATAGAATATATGATAAATACATGGATATATGCCCCGTTTGCGGCCATACAGTGAAACGTTATTCCAGGAAGTAA
- a CDS encoding MFS transporter, translated as MADIFEDLDKQKFGWFHARSILTTGMGAFTDGYDLSSVGIVLAIILSAYGITKSNPNYVVFTSLIAGSALIGAAVGAIIFGELAKRGRKKFYGVDVLILGVAAIMQIFAINVYLLIAIRLILGIGVGADYVMSPMIMGEHSNAKDRGKTIGFGFGMMWGFGAILAAFTYMIFGPVLGVSDAILWRVVLAMGAVPALAVVYLRRKMPETPRFIARIAGDKKSFEDEVKYVAHRSVRIQGDIQDKHNFKYYFHKYKREYISAMVLWFFYDQVAYAGILFGPTLIASKMGLSPDAWTYLMEVFTIAGGIVMLALIDRKGRKLLQIVGFLGMGVFLLIFDGISKVGIVAALPIAGMMVYGIGMQFFNQAGPGSITASGMYGVELAPTKIRSQIQSYTVAAGRSGAALSSFVFPALFLVLGESFAFYYLAGLAIAASVVTLIFIPETKGSLEKATGEIGEMGDITVAGGK; from the coding sequence ATGGCAGATATATTTGAAGATCTTGATAAACAGAAATTTGGATGGTTTCATGCAAGGTCAATACTGACTACAGGCATGGGTGCTTTTACCGATGGTTACGACCTTTCATCAGTCGGGATAGTTCTTGCAATAATATTAAGCGCCTACGGAATTACAAAAAGCAACCCCAATTATGTGGTCTTTACCAGCCTTATAGCCGGTTCTGCACTGATTGGGGCAGCAGTGGGTGCAATAATTTTCGGTGAACTGGCAAAAAGAGGGAGGAAAAAGTTCTACGGCGTTGATGTATTGATACTGGGCGTTGCTGCCATAATGCAGATCTTTGCCATAAATGTCTATCTACTTATAGCAATAAGGCTGATACTGGGAATAGGAGTTGGCGCTGATTATGTAATGTCGCCAATGATAATGGGGGAGCATTCAAATGCAAAGGACAGGGGTAAGACAATAGGCTTCGGGTTCGGTATGATGTGGGGCTTCGGCGCGATACTGGCCGCTTTTACTTATATGATCTTCGGCCCTGTTCTTGGAGTTTCCGATGCAATACTCTGGAGGGTAGTCCTTGCAATGGGTGCTGTACCTGCACTCGCAGTGGTTTACCTTAGAAGGAAAATGCCGGAAACGCCAAGGTTCATAGCAAGGATAGCAGGGGACAAGAAGAGTTTCGAGGATGAGGTGAAGTACGTAGCCCACAGAAGTGTAAGAATACAGGGGGATATACAGGATAAGCACAATTTCAAATACTATTTCCATAAATACAAAAGGGAATATATTTCCGCTATGGTTCTGTGGTTCTTCTATGACCAGGTAGCATATGCAGGCATACTATTCGGGCCAACCCTGATTGCTTCCAAGATGGGGCTTTCACCTGATGCGTGGACATATCTAATGGAAGTATTTACAATAGCAGGTGGAATTGTCATGCTTGCACTTATTGACAGAAAGGGCAGAAAACTGCTTCAGATTGTTGGATTCCTTGGTATGGGAGTGTTCCTTCTCATATTCGATGGAATCAGCAAAGTGGGGATTGTTGCAGCGCTTCCAATAGCCGGAATGATGGTATATGGAATAGGGATGCAATTTTTCAACCAGGCGGGCCCGGGTTCAATAACTGCTTCCGGAATGTACGGTGTTGAACTGGCACCTACCAAGATCAGGTCACAGATACAGTCATATACAGTTGCAGCAGGAAGAAGTGGTGCAGCTCTTTCATCCTTTGTATTCCCGGCCCTTTTCCTGGTACTGGGAGAATCATTCGCATTTTATTACCTTGCAGGCCTTGCAATAGCCGCATCTGTAGTAACCCTGATATTCATACCTGAAACTAAAGGCTCACTGGAAAAGGCCACCGGTGAAATAGGGGAAATGGGCGATATCACTGTTGCTGGCGGGAAATAA
- a CDS encoding DUF6789 family protein gives MGKAGTGAKAGIVAGLVYGIFSGIFSYVTLTVFKADVMKVLAKEAAAESAINSSIHITAAELYATAVDLSIAEGIIGGLIVGLILGIIFAYVHGKLPGKNMIVKGEIFGLILWLIFDLLIGAFDISSYGILYYVVTLGLGIISLLVFGYLLGTLYSRWAEKETPMTDEQFNAGKL, from the coding sequence ATGGGTAAGGCAGGTACAGGGGCAAAGGCAGGAATTGTTGCGGGGCTTGTGTATGGCATATTTTCAGGCATTTTCAGTTACGTAACACTTACAGTTTTTAAGGCTGATGTGATGAAAGTACTCGCAAAGGAGGCGGCTGCTGAGTCGGCAATTAATTCCAGCATTCACATCACTGCGGCTGAACTGTACGCAACAGCTGTTGATCTTTCCATTGCTGAGGGCATAATAGGCGGCTTGATCGTAGGGTTGATCCTCGGAATAATATTTGCTTACGTGCACGGAAAACTGCCTGGCAAAAATATGATAGTAAAGGGCGAGATTTTTGGATTAATTCTGTGGTTAATATTCGATCTCCTAATCGGTGCCTTTGATATAAGTTCCTATGGGATTCTTTACTATGTGGTAACGCTCGGGCTTGGGATAATATCACTTCTGGTATTCGGTTACCTGCTCGGAACACTATATAGCAGATGGGCAGAGAAAGAAACACCAATGACCGATGAACAGTTCAACGCAGGAAAATTATAA